The window CTCGGGTTACAAGATCAACTCAAATAAATAGAAGCGAGGAAATTTAGGTCGAAAAGTACATTGAGATCAGTCGAACTAAAAACGGCAACACTTCCAGGAAGGATTGAACTTTTACATATTTCAATTGCAAGCATGCAAATTGTCATATGTAAAAACGTGCCATTACTTAGTGCTAAAAAGCAGGGTTTTTGcgtgtttttcaagaataagtcccctaaaaataactggatcactatgaaatttttgtgggCTCGAGAACTCAATAAGCCAGACCATGAcaccaaaaatcaacactattggttcaacagcctatgtttgtgccttgttgacacaccggtactctattcattttcaactgcTTCATCAGACCGTTTGCATAGGCAAACGTACGGTTCGCCAAAAACAATATCTTCAAATAGaaagtgaattctattatatttttaatattttcttttgcaaTTCTAGTTAACACtagattgaatagattttgaataaattcaaataaaaaaacaataacttgaaatagatagtgaattctattatatttttaatattttcttttgcaaTTCTAGTTAACACtagattgaatagattttgaatagattcaaataaaaaaaacaataacttcaaataGATAGTATTACTTATCAAACACTAGTATCACATAAAGTATTCttctagtatcattttataatttttttttcgcttttttgctaaaataaatgtcaaagaaatctgatattgaaaagacaattgAGGATTTGGGCCTTACTGGCAATAatgatacagttgtttctaattgtattcaaaatgatgatattgattatgaatactatttaacaTGTAAGCACCATCTTGAGTTATTAATTGCTAGCGGCAAATGTAATGAGTTTATAACatatcaagaattagataacatgaaaccagataaagtaataaaacatttcaaaatatacgaagaagctagattagctagaataaatgactCTTTAAGTGatggtattataaaatgttacTCTAAATAATGTAACCggataataccaattgatgatgaaaataaccatatactgatttataaaatgactacttagttatgacagaattacagaaatgggttggataagcttcattccaattaggagGAATAattacattaatttctactggagttataacattttctaacattaaccctttcaataccaCATAGTGTCTCCGCTGCTGTACCGGAGGGAatttaggggtttatagggGTATATTTGAAACTTTATAGAATAGTTACCAAGGTATCTGACACAGAAAATTTATATagcatgttgttgataacttttggggcaacaatgtagacataaatataagtgaacttgaggtcaaggtcacatactccaagatggccgccatgaaaaaaattcatgataaaGTTTCAGATAAAGTGCTCTGTCTCCCAGCAAAATGCActgatcaattcaattccaactGAAATTGTATGCCATATATCCTTACTTTATGTAGTAAAAATATCAAAGCAATAGAACGACTCAAAAGTTTATTTTTCCATTCATTAACCATGATATGTCGGAAGGCCAGATGTAAGGGGTTTCATTGGGGTATAATTTCAGGCCTCAGAAACCTTACCTATATGTATTTGACACTGATACATTGTATACCATGGTGTTGATAACCATTGGGCTTACAAATAAGACAAATTATTTGGATATAAGTGACCTTGAGGATGCACAGTTTCTGGTTATTCATTTTTGTTATTGGTGTCCGTTGCCATGACAACCATATCAACAGGGtataaaaaattaattactatTTAACAATTtactaaattttatttcatattcaatcaataagccacaaaaatgattgataacattttcatttctataattataatattcacttttgatTAGTTCTGGGTAATCAGatttatatataatccaaaagctgcaacactttgatgaatatttttaatagtatttgttattagaggatctgaataatcaattacatcattttcattagaatttaatttctttctttaataatatatttattttctatcgagatcagttaattctttattcagtgattcaaaatctccaaaTATCACAAATAgtactttattcttgtaatcatattttttgaatcctaatattttatccttttcatttggtgaaactattttacaatattcatgattttcacataattgtttatgatttaataatgcactttcggttctgaatttagttatacattttctacatagatatattttattatcaaaatcattttctaattaaaaagataaatcgattcttttaatccacatataatgattctgataatataatatatctataacatcatttgaatcataatcttttgataaatacaaaggttctaatgtataatgtttaatattattaccttTTGTTCTTGGTAATTTGACTAAATCaaacacatttatctttatattattatttctttctatttttgggatacttttaattctaacagtataattatctatcttataattattttcaaatggtttataatttgttaatcaaaaACTATgagtaatatcttctgttggatgtaagcaacttataattgtccatagaaaacatttatcatcaaaattttgtacatttattacagcattagtctCTAAATTCGCACCCATCCAAGAGAGGCGGCGTACGAGCCAGGCGTTCATGACAACACAACCACCCAAATTTTCCAGCGATTAAGCCAACTTGGCCAATAAGCTgagggcagttttttagcctaaaatacatggatttcataaagcttcgcccaataagcagaggcccttcatcaggagattttaattcactcaaTTTGTCAATTAGTTAGTCTTAACAGACGATGAATGAGGCTGACAATATGGGCGCCCCTGCTGATGTATGAGAGCGCTGTGTATActgtaaccggctggttgttgtataggcaggctggctggggaactagcatttacaccagtggtacaggattccatccatcaggaacaacaaggcagttaaaccttatatgtacaatctttattgcatcccggaatgagaatgattatcatagctttacattgagtaatgtcacatgttgattacgaccttaaagcacatattgacactatagtcataagttatattatgttattattattattattattattattattattattattatcatcattaatatgtagtagagctatgaaatattatgaactgttcgatatgacattgtagatctatatgattatgaaatatgcaaattatatcagggtgacaatACACTAATATCATCACCGAGTCACTGTActatatatagactcactCATGTGATTACTAACACACACAGCAGCCATATAGTACTGTAACCTATATTCGTACTGTAACCTATATTCGTACTGTAACCTATATTCGCACACACTTGACTGACCGCTGAAGCgtgtatatacaaatgtattagTGACGTGGTATTAAATTGACCGCAATTTCACAAGTCagaatccatccatccacaaaatgtcaaaaaatacaaacaaatactgactttttgtttttttttcataaaaatcatGACAAATACTggctatgatttttttttcttaacatacaaataaataccgagCGGAAGACCCGCTACAAACCCTGGATAGGGTAtgtgttgtttcatatcagaggttgaaaggttgagtgagtgaaaaataaaaataaattggagCGTGTGACCAAACAATTGAATAAGTGTATAAGTGTTGGGACAGACAAACTTAGTTTTCTACCTTGCCGTAACAAAGAAAACATCGCTTTCCTTCCTTTGTTTGCCGCCCACTTAATATGGGCTTTGAAACTACCGAAGTAACACCCAAGTAACAATATTCAGGCACTGTATCAACTGTCTGATTACATACTATTAAACGCCCCCTGTTGACCacatagaataactaatgtctttcaaactcaccacaatcatagaccatgtcatgagctacaacgttccaattgattgtggtaacaaaataggcataggtacgaatataatatagaaatactaagttattaaattattcaacgcccccacgttatgggctacaactttctaattgaatgTGGTAAAAAATTATGcttagatatcaatataatatggaaaaactttttcccacctacgaattagtactgatgacaccaagatggccgccaattgcgccataattggctgatgaaaaatacctgtctcaggtataaaattTCCCTTTCCaaaaatacccatcacaaattgcaatgagaaatggcaaaccagtaggaagctacaggacctagaattcggGAAAAAATTGAcattgggcactaaaaaggtcgtaggatggccatcttaagtccgatcgacccaattttcttatgctgatgggccctagggggattcaaatatatacgaaagatcaaggtaattgatcaaagcatcttcaaaatttccctcaaaaaggtcaaaaatgtgttatgaaacatggcacaccattagaaagctacagtactcagaattcaggccaaaattgacatttttgggaacaaaaaaggttacagtacggccatcttgagtccgatcgacccaatttttctcatgccgatgggccctcgggggatacaaatatatacgaatgatcaaggttattgataaaagtgtcttcaaaatttccctcgaaaacttttaaaatgtgtaaaaagattttggcgaacaacaatggctgccagtcggccatcttgaatctgacagggccagtttttggcctgaagatgtgtctagggtagatacacgtataaaacaaatatcaagacattaccttgaagcgtcttcaaaactttggaactctcacgaactatctagatggttatctctcgacctcaatagcttcaagacccatctcaaaacaactttgttccatgcagcataccattaactctcggaaagcgaattgtatttaacatttttttggcagaataaaattgattgaatttgcaattcgggcacatggctaattagcatatcacccgatttggtaaaacttttttttagcgaaccttgcgcaattgtcaaggatgaattttctgtagagcaaataaaaattcctcccaaacaccaaatcaactaaagatttcatagaaatcgatcttgaaatacaattttaaatcttgaaataaaacccggaagtaaaacagtagacgataccgcaggttcacgtgaacacctgatttctgtaaacgaaatgttggttgtgacaaaattgttcagacggttttaggtggtaataagtacggaaacgtaacgaccatggtcgacttattcgatgaaatcaggcctatgtgatatccaaattttgacttttttattctccagacctccctgatatagaaataaaaaatcttggtggtacgaaagtgcaatcacagcgccgacggggacagagccttgtcagagatcggcggagtgaaaattgaggtggacgaacacaaagaagtaggctattgcgctacttgaatcacgaaaactcctggcgcggccccgacgcttttcgttgattaagtaatacaaatatcatgcaatgggttttcacaatctactgctggtatttaccggatttcaatatcactccaaaattcaaagaaacctcgaaatatcgaaccggaacacttccggtagatatccgcggctgcccaaccgggaaacttattagtttcaatagatattgataggatccatcatcttcacccgtcaagggattcgaacccactaagctacagccatgccagaatcgggtcgggccaatcacagcgcttgtaacaaaccacattaggcttctgtggaatttcccagtaaatgggccaatcagcgaacacgtagcgaacgcggaagtattgtcgcgtgttgatacatgaagtcatgcgcaaaagcgccagtaatgaaatcgcgataattcacgtgaacagctgctgatattttcagataaaccaatcacagggaagacacaacttcctgacgtgatttgttcgaatatgccctcacttggcaagcaaaagagccttttgtgtggaaaccatgtcatttaaattcgctccatttgtatagtaataggctcagcctacggctggcctaaaaatccaCCTTATATATGAACCTAAAGATCATCCGAGTTTATCAAGAGGAGTGATTTGCCTTATTTCTGATCAGGGAGGCTAAAAATCTAGATATAagataattgaattttgatgttttatctggtaaataaagtataattgaattggattttatattttttgcatAATAAAGTTTGATTGAGTTTTgattgagcacatggctaatagGCATATTAAGGTCATCCGTGCGATTTGAGAAGTTCACTATTTTCTCTGGACTTAGCATAGTTGTCAATGATATTGCTgaagtgcaaataaaaatattccttcCAAAAACAAGGTCAACTAATATaatcacagaaatcgatcttgaaataaaacccaaaaacagtagacgatatcGCGGTTTCACATGAAGACCTGCCGATTTcagcggctaagccaatcatagaggagtctctGTTTTCTGATTGGCCTTCTAGAACCGATATTTTTACGTTCAGATTTTCGCGAATAAGTTCAACTTTTAACCAGgcccttttttaaaatccaGTGTACTAGgatttggagaatggataatgctttaatgaatgaattgtacgAGCGTATGCTCAGCTGGACAGTCAAAGGGCCTTGCTCTGGAACcatgtcattgaaattcgctccatttgtatagtaataggctctgCCTACGACTGGCCTAAAAAAGCGGACAAAGTTGATTGAAAGTGATGGCATAGGAAAGATACACCTCAGGTCCACCGTCTCTCAAAGGAAACACATCAAATGGAGGTAAACAGAAAGGGATAGCTAAGGACAGTGAAATAGACTtgtgttagagttaactgCCAAAACCGCTCTATGTAAAATCAGATGAGCTGGGACTTCACCCAGTTTATTGATGGCTCCACGATATTCTACAACTTCTACAAGATTCATACCTTTATTCTTATTCGCATCAGTGTAAGAGAATCCTGGAGCTTGGCCAGTTTTGCGCCCGAGTAAACCATGTAAGTTTGGGCCAGTCTTGTGCTTTCCACCTTTTTCAACTGTGTGACATTGATCGCATCGCTGCTTAAAAACCTTTGCACCTTTTATAGGATCTCCAGCTGGAATCTCGGCCATTGCTGAAGAATAAAGCATAAACAGTTTTGGCTGCAGTTTTTACTTGTTCatgtaatttcattttcaaatgcacGATTCCATTTTTGGAGAACCCTTAAAGAAAGCCATTTGTTCATCAGTTTAGAATGAACAGTTGCTGAATTAAACCAACCATTTTTAACTCATTTGCACTCAATTTTTTGAAGCAGTGGCACCTGGTGCCCTGAAAatccattaaaaaaaaattattgaatcattagttttaattcTTATTCATactatattatttattgttgattATATTGCTTTTCTTAGGtaacaattaattttcaaaaccCCTTATTACAATTTATGATTCATTACGTATAATttcaagattttatcatccttAAATTTAACTAGAAAGAAACTATATGGACGTTCGTTTACGAAATGCATGTAGACCCAGACACCTGCCacattgattgaaaaatttgaacaCCGGATACTGGAGTGTCATCCTACTGCGCAATTCTGAAATCATTCCTTGGGATTAAAGAAGCGACCATAAATTCTTCCATAAGTTTTAcagttatcaaaaaaattgaaCAAGAGGCCAGTCAAGGTTTGTTTTAAGTTAGTTCTCATGAGATTGATGAATGCAAGTGGATCTAGGGGTTGGACTAATCCTACAATTCAGAATTTGAATGTGCCTGCCAAAGACTACTTGAATAGATTTTCTAGGCAAAAACAAATCCAAATTGCATAAAATACCCCATTTGTTCCCATATATTCGGTCTTTGGAGGACCAAAGAACACCACCAATGTTTCCCTTGCACTTAGAAAACCATAAAATAAAAGTAGTCAGAGTATTAATGGCAAGAAAACTTGAGTAAGATATTTAttaaacaaattttatcaagTGTGTGTCTGCCATATGATGTTTCATCTAGGTTGTTTcctaaaaattatttaaagaaCAAAAACAACcacaacaaacatttcaatacATGTCCCCTGgacaaaaattatttcagaGCCTAGAAAACGTAACACTTGATTGTACAATCTAAGGACATAGCTATGGCTTGAGTTGAAAAATCATTGGGCAAAAGgccatttttttcaacttgaaaAAACAATCCAAAAAGTTTTGGCgccaaaaaaatcaaatctgtTGTGAGGTTTGTTTACACATGTGCGCAATGCACGTGGTTAAATTATCGTTTACATCTGATGTCATTGGCCGATCGCAAGCCCCACCCCACGTGTCAATCAAATGGCTTATAGGCAAAATGTTAAGAACCCTACTAAAACTAGGGTTCCAGGGACATCATGCCCACTTGGGGAgtagtttcaaatgctcaacaatctaacaatttcaatattcaatgcaccctggtgaccatatacaaaaaccaaaggccttgaaactcaccacaatcatagaacatgtcagcagcaacgattttgtaatcgattgtgataacaaaatatgccttcttaccaatttaatatggaaatactaagttattctactacagagctgccaaccccTGAAATTGTTTTGAGGGACAGAGATCCCCATTTTTTGGGACAGCAATCAATTTTCAAGAACATCCAAAAATTTTAGCATTTCAGATTTTAACTTAAAATCGAGCATTATCTTGTGCCCAGGTGAAGAGAGCGGCATCATGGaatagtctagtacctagccatCGTTCGATAAACAACAGTTGTTAAAGGGAACCATAACAACGACTGTTTTCCAGACTA is drawn from Tubulanus polymorphus chromosome 10, tnTubPoly1.2, whole genome shotgun sequence and contains these coding sequences:
- the LOC141912045 gene encoding cytochrome c, whose translation is MAEIPAGDPIKGAKVFKQRCDQCHTVEKGGKHKTGPNLHGLLGRKTGQAPGFSYTDANKNKGITWSRDTLWVYLENPKKYIPGTKMIFAGLKKKNERADLIAYLEQSTK